The following are encoded in a window of Ricinus communis isolate WT05 ecotype wild-type chromosome 4, ASM1957865v1, whole genome shotgun sequence genomic DNA:
- the LOC8269517 gene encoding receptor-like protein 4: MSLFFVSFFLFFSSSLSFPYDISYYIDCGGPTNTTDPFNTTWLSDRFFTGGSTSVVSEPLHFRFPQEKNLRYFPLSSGKKNCYILPLPNGRYYIRTFTVYDNYDGKLHSPSFDVSVEGTLVFSWRSPWSENLARDGAYSDLFTFIDDGEADICFYSIATDPPVIGSLEIRQVDPASYDSITVGNNSILVNYGRLSCGSVQWGPGFSNDTDNFGRSWQSDLEFRTPTTTKTMAFRSLSTREKISGTDQPPNYFPMKLYQTAVTGNGALEYELTVDAKLDYLLWFHFAEIDSTVTKKGQRVFDVVVNDKNASRVDIFAAVGSFAAYSFSYAVRNLSNGALTVKIVPHIGAPLISGIENYALVPNDISTAPDQVAAMRALKESLRVPDRMGWNGDPCAPTNWDAWEGVTCHPNKNGTALVISQIDLGSQGLKGYINDQISQLSNLVSLNLSSNSLGGMLPPGLGHKSLMRLDLSNNQFSGPIPESLASSSLQLVLLHNNLLEGRVQEELYSIGLHGGTIDLSGNKGLCGVPSLPQCSLFWENGHLSTGGKVGIALSSILVISVLLIVVYIYIKRSRNDYDFAPPHDLMSMAAKRNRYQRQKSLMLLEMESQHAKGLSSPYGPH, translated from the exons ATGTCTCTCTTCTTCgtctccttctttcttttcttctcctcTTCCCTTTCTTTCCCTTATG ATATTTCGTACTACATAGATTGCGGCGGTCCCACTAACACCACCGATCCTTTCAACACCACCTGGCTCTCCGACCGTTTCTTCACCGGCGGCTCCACCTCCGTCGTCTCTGAGCCACTCCACTTCCGTTTCCCTCAAGAGAAAAACCTCCGTTACTTCCCTCTCTCCTCCGGCAAAAAGAACTGCTACATTCTCCCCCTCCCCAACGGCCGTTACTACATCCGTACTTTCACCGTTTACGACAACTACGACGGCAAATTGCACTCTCCTAGCTTCGACGTCTCCGTCGAAGGCACTCTCGTCTTCTCCTGGCGCTCTCCCTGGTCCGAGAATCTCGCTCGCGACGGCGCTTACTCCGATCTTTTCACCTTCATCGACGACGGTGAAGCAGATATTTGTTTCTACAGCATTGCTACTGACCCTCCCGTTATTGGATCGTTAGAAATCCGTCAAGTGGATCCGGCGTCGTATGACTCTATAACAGTCGGAAACAATTCTATTCTCGTGAATTATGGACGGTTATCTTGTGGTTCTGTTCAGTGGGGCCCAGGGTTTAGTAACGACACCGATAATTTCGGAAGGTCATGGCAATCCGACTTAGAATTCCGAACtccaacaacaacaaaaacgATGGCGTTTCGTTCTCTCTCCACACGTGAGAAAATATCCGGTACCGATCAGCCACCGAATTACTTTCCTATGAAGCTTTATCAGACGGCGGTTACTGGAAATGGAGCTTTGGAGTATGAATTAACGGTTGACGCGAAATTGGATTATTTATTGTGGTTCCATTTTGCTGAGATTGACTCTACTGTGACTAAAAAGGGGCAGAGAGTGTTTGATGTTGTTGTTAATGATAAAAATGCCAGTAGAGTTGATATTTTTGCGGCGGTTGGAAGTTTTGCTGCGTATAGTTTTAGTTATGCGGTGCGTAATTTGAGTAATGGTGCCTTGACTGTGAAGATTGTTCCGCATATTGGAGCACCGCTGATCAGTGGAATTGAAAATTATGCTTTGGTTCCAAATGACATATCTACAGCTCCTGACCAAG TTGCTGCAATGAGAGCATTAAAAGAGTCGCTTCGGGTTCCTGATAGAATGGGTTGGAATGGTGATCCTTGTGCTCCTACTAATTGGGATGCTTGGGAAGGAGTTACTTGTCATCCTAACAAAAATGGAACTGCCCTTGTCATTTCTCAAAT AGATCTTGGAAGCCAAGGATTGAAAGGGTACATTAATGATCAGATTAGTCAATTGTCAAACTTGGTAAGCTT GAATTTGAGTTCTAATTCTTTGGGAGGTATGCTTCCACCAGGGCTAGGTCATAAATCGCTAATGCGACT GGATTTATCAAACAACCAGTTCTCTGGTCCTATACCAGAAAGTCTAGCATCTTCAAGTCTACAGCTTGT GTTACTGCATAATAACTTATTGGAAGGGCGAGTGCAAGAGGAGCTTTATTCAATTGGTTTGCATGGTGGAACTATCGA TCTCTCCGGTAACAAAGGTCTATGCGGTGTCCCCTCTTTGCCACAGTGCTCATTATTTTGGGAAAATGGGCATTTGTCCACTGGTGGTAAAGTTGGAATAGCCCTATCCTCGATTTTAGTCATCTCTGTGCTTCTGATAGtggtatacatatatatcaagaGAAGTAGGAATGATTATGACTTTGCTCCCCCTCACGATTTAATGT CAATGGCTGCAAAGAGAAACAGATACCAGAGACAGAAGTCATTGATGCTTCTAGAAATGGAGAGCCAACATGCAAAAGGATTGTCATCACCTTATGGTCCCCATTAA
- the LOC8269519 gene encoding plastid-lipid-associated protein, chloroplastic, which yields MASISQLNQFPCKTLSTPPCNSKFTSRPSVFSIKTTTSICRPTLSTGTRPVFSIRAVDAEDEWGPDYEDSAVAVAEEESEEKLKPTEVTEIDSLKKQLVDSFYGTDRGLKATSETRAEIVELITQLESKNPTAAPTEALTLLNGKWILAYTSFSGLFPLLSRGTLPLVKVEEISQTIDSENFTVQNSVQFSGPLATTSISTNAKFEVRSPKRVQIKFDEGIIGTPQLTDSIVLPENVEFLGQKIDLTPFKGIITSVQDTASSVAKTISSQPPLKIPISNNNAQSWLLTTYLDEDLRISRADAGSIFVLIKEGSPLLTSLTN from the exons atggCAAGCATCTCTCAATTGAATCAATTTCCATGCAAGACTCTTTCTACACCTCCCTGTAATTCCAAATTCACTTCAAGACCCTCTGTTTTCTCGATCAAAACCACCACTTCCATCTGTAGACCAACACTTTCAACCGGCACAAGACCCGTCTTCTCGATTAGAGCCGTGGATGCCGAAGACGAGTGGGGCCCCGATTATGAGGATTCAGCCGTTGCCGTAGCTGAAGAGGAGTCGGAGGAGAAGCTTAAGCCTACTGAGGTGACAGAAATTGATAGCCTCAAGAAACAGCTGGTTGATTCCTTTTATGGGACCGATCGTGGATTAAAGGCCACTAGCGAAACCAGAGCTGAAATTGTGGAGCTTATTACCCAACTTGAATCCAAGAACCCTACCGCTGCCCCCACTGAGGCCCTGACTCTTCTCAACGGCAAGTGGATTCTTGC ATACACTTCTTTCTCTGGTTTATTCCCATTGTTGTCAAGGGGCACTCTGCCACTGGTGAAGGTGGAAGAAATATCGCAGACAATTGATTCAGAGAATTTCACTGTCCAAAATTCTGTCCAGTTTTCAGGGCCACTAGCTACTACTTCCATTAGTACCAATGCCAAATTTGAAGTCCGAAGCCCCAAGAGAGTGCAG ATCAAGTTTGATGAAGGCATCATTGGGACCCCCCAGCTGACAGATTCCATAGTATTACCAGAAAATGTGGAATTCCTGGGACAAAAGATTGATCTCACGCCCTTTAAAGGCATAATAACCTCTGTTCAGGACACAGCATCATCTGTTGCAAAGACTATTTCCAGCCAGCCACCATTGAAAATTCCCATCTCAAACAACAATGCTCAATCATGGTTACTGACCACATACCTTGATGAAGATCTCAGAATCTCAAGGGCTGATGCTGGCAGCATATTTGTGCTCATCAAGGAAGGCAGCCCTCTATTGACATCCTTAACAAACTAG
- the LOC8269518 gene encoding AP2/ERF and B3 domain-containing transcription factor RAV1, with the protein MDGSCIDESTTSDSISITPTSNISPSSNPLPSKSPESPLCRVGSGTSVVLDSESGIEAESRKLPSSKYKGVVPQPNGRWGAQIYEKHQRVWLGTFNEEDEAAKAYDIAAQRFRGRDAITNFKPQATDHQSEEDEIETAFLNSHSKAEIVDMLRKHTYNDELEQSKRNYTSNNGRGDKFQNRTNMNNVGLSGSERIIMKAREQLFEKAVTPSDVGKLNRLVIPKQHAEKHFPLQSGSNSTKGVLLNFEDITGKVWRFRYSYWNSSQSYVLTKGWSRFVKEKNLKAGDIVRFLKSTGPDKQLYIDWKVRTLTPTVSNPVVCSVQPVQMVRLFGVNIFKVPGDSHIEGCNGKRIREMELLSLDCIKKQRVIGAL; encoded by the coding sequence ATGGACGGAAGCTGCATAGATGAAAGTACAACAAGCGATTCTATATCCATCACTCCGACTTCAAATATCTCCCCTTCTTCAAACCCATTACCATCAAAATCACCTGAATCCCCACTTTGCCGTGTAGGAAGCGGTACAAGCGTTGTTCTTGACTCTGAATCGGGAATCGAAGCTGAGTCTCGTAAACTCCCTTCTTCTAAATACAAAGGAGTCGTTCCACAACCTAACGGCCGCTGGGGTGCCCAGATTTACGAGAAGCATCAACGGGTTTGGCTTGGTACTTTCAATGAAGAGGATGAAGCAGCAAAAGCGTACGACATCGCGGCACAGAGATTCCGTGGCCGCGATGCTATCACTAACTTCAAGCCTCAAGCCACTGATCACCAATCAGAAGAAGACGAGATCGAAACCGCTTTTCTGAACTCTCATTCAAAGGCTGAAATAGTTGACATGCTTAGGAAACATACGTACAATGATGAGTTAGAACAAAGCAAACGTAACTACACTAGCAATAATGGTCGAGGAGACAAGTTTCAAAACCGAACCAACATGAATAATGTTGGTCTTTCTGGGTCGGAAAGAATCATCATGAAAGCTCGAGAACAGCTATTCGAGAAAGCGGTTACTCCAAGTGATGTCGGAAAACTGAACCGGTTAGTTATACCAAAACAACATGCGGAAAAGCACTTCCCTTTGCAAAGTGGAAGCAATAGTACAAAAGGGGTATTGCTCAATTTTGAAGATATTACAGGGAAAGTATGGAGATTCAGGTACTCGTATTGGAACAGTAGCCAGAGCTACGTATTGACAAAAGGGTGGAGCCGTTTCGTTAAAGAGAAGAACTTGAAAGCCGGTGACATTGTTCGCTTCCTGAAGTCGACCGGGCCGGATAAGCAGCTTTATATTGATTGGAAAGTCAGGACATTAACTCCTACTGTGTCGAATCCGGTTGTCTGTTCGGTTCAACCGGTTCAGATGGTCAGGTTATTTggagtaaatatttttaaagtacCTGGAGATAGTCATATTGAAGGGTGTAATGGGAAAAGAATTAGGGAAATGGAACTTCTATCTTTAGATTGTATCAAGAAACAAAGGGTAATTGGGGCTTTGTaa
- the LOC8269520 gene encoding methionine aminopeptidase 1B, chloroplastic yields MVSTASSLSITASLQASSSSSWSKSSLFTGLPLTISPATRTTGKQLVSSKSLVVFSKKISGLQEAMRIRRERELLQSNVKLRKRLPLRRGRVSPRLPVPEDIQKPPYVGSNILPELSSEHQFHDSEGIAKMTAACELAARVLNAAGKLVRPSVTTNEIDKAVHQMIIEAGAYPSPLGYGGFPKSVCTSVNECMCHGIPDSRQLQDGDIINIDVTVYLNGYHGDTSKTFLCGNVSDSLQRLVKVTEECMERGIGVCKDGASFKKIGKRISEHAEKYGYGVVERFVGHGVGTVFHSQPIILHHRNDMPGTMVEGQTFTIEPILTMGSIECVTWPDNWTTLTADGSPAAQFEHTILITRTGAEILTKC; encoded by the exons ATGGTTTCCACTGCTTCCTCACTATCAATTACAGCTTCTCTGCAAGCCTCATCGTCATCATCATGGTCAAAGTCATCTCTTTTCACTGGACTTCCACTTACCATTTCACCTGCTACCCGAACAACCGGTAAACAATTAGTCTCTTCAAAGTCACTCGTTGTCTTCTCAAAGAAGATTTCCGGGTTACAAGAGGCCATGAGAATCAGGAG aGAACGGGAGCTTCTTCAAAGTAACGTAAAGCTGAGAAAGAGGCTGCCATTAAGACGTGGAAGAGTATCGCCACGTCTTCCTGTACCTGAAGACATACAAAAGCCACCTTATGTAGGTTCGAACATATTACCGGAACTCTCTAGCGAGCATCAATTTCATGATTCTGAAGGTATTGCTAAAATGACAGCTGCTTGTGAACTCGCAGCTCGCGTATTAAATGCCGCTGGTAAATTAGTTAGG CCTTCGGTGACAACAAATGAGATAGACAAAGCAGTGCATCAAATGATAATAGAGGCAGGTGCATATCCTTCACCCCTCGGATATGGAGGATTTCCTAAGAGTGTTTGTACTTCAGTTAATGAGTGTATGTGTCATGGCATACCTGATTCTCGTCAGCTACAG GATGGTGACATTATCAACATTGATGTGACTGTTTACTTAAAT GGATATCATGGTGACACATCAAAGACATTTTTGTGCGGTAACGTGAGTGATTCTCTTCAGCGTCTTGTGAAG GTGACTGAAGAGTGCATGGAAAGAGGAATAGGTGTTTGCAAGGATGGTGCTAGTTTCAAGAAAATAGGAAAGAGAATTAG TGAGCATGCTGAAAAATACGGTTATGGTGTGGTGGAGCGTTTTGTTGGGCATGGTGTTGGAACCGTGTTTCACTCTCAGCCAATAATATTGCATCACC GGAATGATATGCCCGGTACGATGGTTGAAGGTCAAACATTTACCATTG AACCGATTCTTACGATGGGAAGCATCGAATGTGTAACATGGCCTGACAACTGGACGACTTTAACAGCTGATGGCAGCCCTGCTGCACAATTTGAACATACTATTTTAATTACCAGAACTGGTGCAGAAATTTTGACAAAATGCTGA